accctcctgaggaatctcttGAACCCGCCATcttgttcttttggtcattacccagagttcatgaccataggtgagggttgcaATGATGAAgagagttttgccttccagctcagctccctcctCAACCATGACAGTGCGGTACGACGGCTGCACTGATCCACCTGTCGATCTTGCAGTcccttgtgaacaagaccctgaggtACTTAAACTCCATCACTTGGGGTAAAGACATtctccccacccagagggagcaacCCACTATTTTCCAGAAGAGAAACTTGAGCACAAAGCCTAAACGTTCCTTTCAAAATCTTTCCCAACATTTTCATGTAAACtcctgaaaaatttcaagctTAATTCCCCCTGAAATTTCAGATTTATTTCCCAAAACTGTACCAATACATTCCccaatttccatgaaaatgatggaaaattcctCCAAACAAATTCAGTGAAAAACCATGAATATTTTTGTAGATTCCCCTCATTGCTCAAATTCCCAATCAAGTTcccaaaaatgtgcaaataaattTGCTTCATGCCTACAAATTTCAAAGCAACTCCCCccaaattcaaatcaaatttccccaaaattacAAATGCATTTCCCTAATTTACGTAAAAATGCctggaaacaaaacaaatatccCAAAATTTGCATGAAATTCCCCCCAAATTTTAACAGCAAATTCCTCCAACATTTCCAGCGAATGACTTAAACCTGAAAGGTCACTCTGGACCATTATCTCAGAAATTCTTCCGGCCAAAGTTATTATGTTGAGAGTGTTGAGGGTCTAATGAGGACAAACCAGCTCTGTCCTCACAGTTTAGATGTTTCCCACCACAGGATGACCTTAAGAAGACACTTCATTAAACAAAGTGTGTGGGAACGGTCCAGGAGAATTTTCCCACAACTATGACGAGTGACGAAGCTGTGAGGAATGGGAAAGGCGGCAGCTCATCCTCAAGACTGACTGAGTTTACAGTGAAGCTTAAACTGACCAGACAAGTGTCATGACATCATCTGGAGCTCATGCTGGCCGCCCTCATAGTGTTAGAGGTTTACAACATGCTGATTCTCTGTGTGTGGTTCCTCTGTGCTATAGACAGGACTGAACCCTTTTAAAGACACAGTGTGTGATTTCTGCTCCAGGAGGATAAGTGTGTGTTGCCATTGATGTAAAtattggtgtgtgtgtgtgtgtattttatttgaattttacaaatttttccAATTAAAAACTATGGAGTTGTGTAATCACACTGGcctttaaaagggttaaaatccaaaaaatatcatttccattttttgttgttatgaCGTTGattgtgaatttttttaaatctggcactgcagaaaaaataattacgcatcaaaatcaatgttgctgcttATTATGAACCCATCTCAGTGTCTGGTAATTATTATAGGCAAATACTCCTTGAAAAAACTGAGGAGttatgtaaacatactggcctttaaaggaTAATCCCAAATATATAAGTAATATTTGATAGGTGTATTTAAGGCTGAACTAGTTTGAGGAAGATTTACttgtttaaagggaaaaaagaataattttatttaacatttttactgcAGCTTTTAAAGATCGACTCATTTAAACcgaaaaaatatatacatacatttttacagcggttttaaaagatttacttgtttaaagtgaaaaaaatatcaatatgtatcatttttacagcagctttaaaagactgactcatttaaggtgggaaaaaatattgatgtttaacatttttacaacagCTTTTAAAGATTGACTCGtttaaagtggggaaaaaaattattgTATAATAtctttaaagcagttttaaaagattgactcgtttaaggtggaaaaaaatttgatacataacatttttacagcagtttttaaagatggacttgtttaaagttaaaaaaaaacatgtatcgtttttacagcagctttaaaaGACTGACTCATTTAAGGTGGAAACAAATAtgatatatataatatttttacaaCAGCTTTTAAAGATTGACTTgtttaaagtgaataaaatataaatatttatcattttttacagcagttttaaagaagtaaaaaaaatattcatatatatCATTTTTACCACAGCTTTAAAGGTTGACtcattttaagtgaaaaaaatattcatatataacatttttaaagcagttttaaagattgactcatttaaagtgaaaaaaaataaactttttactgcagcttttaaagattgaatcatttaaagtgaaaagaaatatataacatttttacagcagttttaaatattgacttatttaaagtgaaaaaaatatataacattttacagcagttttaaaagactgactcaTCTTAGGTGGaacaaaatatttatgtatgacatttttacagcagtttcaAAAGAtcgtcttgaaatatttcacttcgTAAAGATAAATTATCACTTTGTTAATGTGTTTCCTTTGAATAAAACTACCTGAAAAATTGAACTTTTATGGTATTGTTATTCATTGATATGTAGTATAGTAGCGGATATGATTTATTAcactgcagggagatgctgatgtGGTTGAAAAGGACTATAAATCATGACATTAACAGCAATTTAAATAAGGAGTATTTATCCATGTCATATGTTGTTGCTGTGATTATCCACTGGCTGTGAAGGATCTAATATGCCTCTGCTGTTATCAGGATAAACAGCATGCCAGTCTATGCCAGGTTCATCCCACTATGTGAGCACACAAAGGCTTCACAGATgacgagaaaaaaaaaaccctttaaaaatcATAGGAGCATATGATAATGAAGAGCCACtttaatgtctcagttttaacattttcctTTAATGATCAAATTCTTTTTCCAGATAATTTCTAAATCTTTGACTTTATAAAATCCCACACATAGTTAGATTTCAGTAGTATAAAACAGACAAGAGCAGCACAGCTTCCACGCTCCATCCAGCATGTTAACTTCAATGATTAGATTACGATAGTTTTTAGTCGTCATTTCCGGTCTGTAAGCACCCCACATACTGCTGATTAAATGAAATCTCAAATAAAGAGGCATAACTGCAGAGAAAGCACTAATTCTTCTGTTCTCTGATCATTTCAGCGTgtttaaactcagaaaaacacacatggaTCAGTTTCAGCTTCCTCATCTCCTCACTCAGCAGGAGCGTCATCTCAGCCTCTGCGCATGCTCAGTGGGCCTCGTGGACACACAGCACGGTCAGCATCGGTCTCAGGATCGATTATCAGTCAGGTTTAGAGCCCATCAGCTCTCAGGCTTGTCTTTGTTTGGCCCCATGAACTCCACGCCGTCGATAGGGATGTCTTTCTCCTTGATGGCCTTCTTCACGCACCGCTGGTACTCCCGGAAGGTCTCGGTGCACGGATCGCCGCTCCGGTCCCCCTTCAGGAACTTCTCGGCGAACCAGCGGTTGAAGCACTGGTCGTACTCCCGCTTCAGGTCGGTGCAGGCCTCCCCGACGCTGTTCATCTCTATCAGCAGCCTCAAAACCGGTGAAAAATCGAAGTAAGGAGGATTTCTCCGTCTGTTTTCACAAGCAGGATCTGTGACAACATGCACACTCTGCGTGACTTTCCTTGAACAGcgggctgtgattggctagttTGACTGCCGTCGAACGTCGCAGTGACACGAAAAACAGAGATATGGCATTCGAATAGATGGATAACTCTGACTGAAGTCAAGGACACTCGAATTATGATGTCCCCAGAAACTAGCGGTGCAGCTAACGCACATCAGTCAGAGAACGTGTAATTATACGATGTTAAGTAAAAATTCTGAggtaaaatactaaaaatagGAGGTCAAAAGCCACAATTCTAAGGAATCTAAGCCACCTCTTAAtaatgacttttcatttcataatttcaatataattttatctaatttttcaacattttaacctGTAGTTATGGCTTTTCTTTCATAAATTCTAACTTGTATcttataaatttgacttttatttcacgATTTCAATTTTCTGTCTCAAAATTTTGGATGGTTATCTTATGGTCTTGACATTTCAGCTAAgaataaggatttttttttcatcattttgactttctgaCTTATGgtttcaacttttatctcattatttcgAATGTTATCTATGATAATTTGGACTTAcattataattatgacttttaatctaatactttgaactttctatctcataaaaATTActtgttttgtaatttttaaattttatctccgTAATAATTAGGGGTTTCATTTTACATCTATATAAAAGGCATGAATGTTCCtctaataaagtaaaaaaagaaaaaacatccatTATTCAAGTTATCAACTAGAGCTCATGTCTAAGGCCTGTGCGAAGTGTTActgtcttttaattttatgctgctgtcttctcaCAAAAGCAAGTAAGACCATCTAAATAGATATAATAAACACCATTTTGCGGAATATTAAGAAATTTTTCAAGCTAAATCAGTGGATCTGTTCTGTATTTGTATACGtttctaaaaatattttcagagtGAGACCTCTTCAATTACTGATCCAGCCGCTGTCCAAACATCGCGACACTATTGTGAAGTTTCCTGAGATCTCGCGGTCCGCTGAGACACTAGTAATCGAAATAAGCGGAGAAATACATTCATTCATCGATTATAAAGGTATTGAATCCAAGTCGTTGTATAAGGAGGTAAGTCACAGCAGTACCGCCGATCCGCTGATACTTATTATGGCTGTTTAGGAAATTTTAGCTGTTTCCTCTGTGCAGTGAACATTAGCATGCTTTGCTAGGCCATTCTGATTGTTATGGCCTGGGCTGCTAGCTCGCCGTTAGCTGCTCAGCCTGCGTGTGATTCAAACTTTATATCCGCGGTTCATTTATACTTTCACTGTTGCTGTTTGTCCAAGAATACAAGATGTCCGACAGCGATGACAGCGACTTCTCTGACAACCAGAGTGAGCGAAGCAGCGACGGAGAGGCCGAGGAggtggaggaaaatgaggtATGCTAACCGCTAGCTAGAGGTGCTAACTTCCTAGTAAGTAAAGGTAAACATTGGGATCGAGGCGGTGGGTTATACGCGGGATTATAGAGATAAAATCACCGCTACTGAGTAGAGTTTCATTAACGATAATGATAGTAATACTCCATTATAGGAATATAGCTAACATAGTAGGAGAAGAAAGTTTCATAGAGGGCTCAGTCCCTCAGCGATGTGGATATGATGTGTGAATATGGCACTCAATATGGATAAAGCTCTGTATTCACACCAAAAGGACCGCTAAACTGAAGAGTTAATACGCAGTTCTCCACCTGAAAACGATTTTGCTCATAGACATCCAAGGACACTAAACCATGACCAAAAGTGCCATTCTGTCACTATTACAACAtcaattcccaaaaagttgggatgcaatgcaaaatgtaatTAGAATATTTAAATTCACTCAGCATGTTATTGGTCCTGCACATTAACTAAGACACGCCCTGGACTTGATTGTGTCCAAAGGTCTCCAGATTAAGATAAGAGTTACTGATATTGTAGATGTTGCCTTCTCTGACCAtcactgtatatttttttacatgacCTGCAGTGCCAGCCATAACAATGTAGTCAGGATCagaaattatcatttttttaatgacaattTGACAATGACAAATGACAAATTTATTCAGGAATATATAAACCACAAGCTGCCCACTACTTCATCATGTAATGAAAAGATGGACAACTTCAACTCTGTTGTaggtcagaaatggcataaatacAAACTTAAGGTATACTATGACATGTACAAAAGTGTGCTTACTTGCTATAATTCAGAGATGAGAATCTCTAGGCaacaacatatctcaaaaataataaatgataataaaaataatacttGCTATCTGTTTTGCACAGTCGATAAACACTTGAACCCTCCAAGGTCTATTCCAGTTGAGTTTCTCTCCTCAGATAAATGTAATAAGTTTGCAGTTTACTTCACTGAAAAAATCTCGTCCATTAGAGCTAACATTGGAAAACATATATTCACAGTTCCAACCACCCAGGCTCCTTAAACCCACTGACAAGTACTCAAGCTAGCATGTAATTTTACAAATGTTACCATTAGTGATCTTGAGGAGGTGATCCGGCACCTTAATGCATCCACCTTTCCTCTAGATCCAATCCCCACAAAACTGTTCAAATGTGTCTCATACTGCCTGTTAGGTGATCTTCATATATTAATACATCACTTCAATCTGGAGTTTCCCCTCTTCTCTTAAACATGCTACGCCACTGctaaaatcaatcaaacttGACCCATCTATAATCGACAGTTACAGACCTATCTCCAACCTTCCTGccataaataaaatcattgaaaaaaatTGTCTTCAAACAATTAAACAGTTACTTCACCTACCATGATTTATACCAGGGATGTCAAACTGAAGGctcaggggccaaatccagcccatggtgcagttatacccagcccaccagatcatatgatattgatttataacatcattgttgagtcataaaaattagaaaaagtaaacagtaaaaataatttgataaaaagtctgGAGCATAGGAAAATTTTGTGGTTTctcaatattttaaattttgtatctcacagttatgactagaagttatggttttgactttttatttcatattttaatctttacatctcataacttttacttttatctcatatttttaccttttcaatcaacatttgaaattttataccctattttgaccttttgaagtcatgattttgacttttatctcattttttacctttaaaactcataattttcaattttatttcatatgttgactTTTAAGCTCAAGCTTTTGACATttaacctcatattttgacattttaaattcctgattttaatgtttatctcatattttgactgttaaatattatgattttgaattttatctcagttttgctgactatttcaactcctgactttgactttaatatcatattttgacttttaaaactcatgatttataatttaaatttaaattttgacttttaaaactcatgaatttgaaattttatctcatttttttgactgttaaaaatcatggtttcagtgttctgtctcatattttgccttttaaaaatattattttgactctaaatatcatgttttacctttaaaacttataagtttgactttttatctcagattttgagtctttaacttatcatgttgacctttaaatctcagaatcatttaggttgacactCAATGGTTAaattttgaccctgttaggccctcagctTAGACCCAAATTTAGAATcgggcccctgctgtgattgagtttgacaccccatATCTATACGATGCGTACCAATCTGGTTTcagaaccaatcacagctctgaaaCAGCATCAGTAGAAGTAATCAATGACCTCAAAATCAACAGTGATTTAAACAAACTTTCCATCTTAGTACTACTAGACCTAAGTTCTGCATTTGATACAGTTGATCATAACATCCTTTTACACAGACTGGAAAATCACTTTGGCCTATCAGGATCTGTCCTTCAGTAATTCACATCATACCTGAAAGAATCAACATTTTCTGTATCACTTGCCAATTTTACATCAGACAACTTTAACATTCATTGTGGGGTGCCACAAGGTTCAGTTCTTGGACCAATGCTGTTTAGTCTCTACATGACACTCctgaagtttatttgatgtgtttatgcacatctgggggtaagaaggggttaatatgtcaTGAGCAAAGATATTCATAACTAATTCTAACTAACATCactaatatttttcaaaaaaacgaactattctgactttataagtCAGGGTTTCCACTATGTTATTGATTGTGGTGCACCGCCACACTAAAATAAAAGCTGCCATGCCTTCagaataatgattttttttttttttttcagatgttaaaaatgtaaattatattgTATGAATGGATCCATATAAACATATAGTCTATATTTGCACACATTTACGTACCATGGTAAGAGTTTGAAATTGTGATCATAAAATGTGACACTGCTCTGCAAGtaacttaattttgaaaaacgaACACCAGAGTCTTAGCTTCAGACTAGAGCCCGACTGATTTATCGTGGCATTATAGATAGCGTTTTATAGCGTTTCACAGATTAATTAACATTGGCCAAAATGTAGctgatatattaacttttttttgcggggattgtctctgctcctgtcgcTCTGTTTTGTGTCTCCATACTGAACTCAGCCCGAGTGCCTGTCacagagtgcagcagcagctctccctcactcagtgtcgctaaatatagcgagttttcagacccctccagtgactctttttcaaaaaagcaactagcgacaaatctagcaactttttctggtgttactggagagttttggggactttgacatgaaagcacgtatcattgttgctcttctcactgagcagcactgctgccgtgggcccctcTCCATCCCTAAGCACTCACAAGCAGCCTCGTTCTCGCACAGTTCGACTGCAGCAGAGTAGAGGACTAATgtccgtttcagactgggagcgtgttttgctgctatgtaaaatatatgcaatatcgGCCGATAATTTATCGGTACTGAtaattatcgtgcatccctataGAGATCCATTCTGTTTCCTGGTTGGTGGATATTGCTTcgtggccacaaatcaagtttcctaaTGTTTAtgtggacctgattttaagaacaggAACTAGGACTGACAACTTCCATTTGATTGGTCGATTGTTTGGTCgaaaagtttttgtttgaccaagatcaccctggttgGCGAGTCGCCCCCCTCCGTCCCCAAGGCGCTGGTCACGGGGCAGAAGTGTAGAGCGCAGCTGACTGATATAGAGAGGCGTGCTGCTGGGGACAGAGAGCAATGCAGCTCTGGGAAAtacaggtagagaagcacacaaagctgGCAGAGTGGGATGTTTTCTGGTATTTACAGAACTAATGCTCAGAAACAATGAATCAACTCGTCacaaagttgcaggctgtttgtattgaagtggcgctgctgagtgtctctgctctgccctcccttACTGCATCAACTCCTGcggtcagtttaattcacctgtCGACAAATAGGCTGCGTGGTATCATCTCCTTTTATAATCTCCTTCAAGTGTTCATGTTAgcgttagcttctcttacagacAGGCAGAAAGTAGAGGACAAAAAAAgcgatgtctgctggtcattaGGTCCCGACAAGCAAACTTTTTACCCCTTACCTCcgtaaataaacgctgcatgctgtctgctttatgctcGTGAATGACACGGCACAGGCTGGATCAAGGGATCCTGTTATTAGTCACtgttataaatgaataaaaaacaatgatctgaggttatttttataggctgtatgagtttaaagagATCTAAGGCAGGTGTGCGCTAATCGTCTCTCAATTAGTTAGTTTTTAAGTACAACGTGATGagcctaaaaaatgtattaatgcttccaaaggcttgttatgttcatttaagggtcatttagagtaccaagcaggtgcagtAAGGAACCTGTATGGATTAAAGTGGTCCCCAatgatgtgattttttaaaatgtatttatttatgtattttaccTGAATGACCAATCGATTGGTTGGTGCCTAGGTGTGATTTTGgttgaccaagtttttctttggttgactacagccctaacAGGAACACTAGTAAAATTCTATATCTAAGTGTGTTTAGTTCTTATACAGACCTGAGCGTTCTCTACTGAAATGATAACTTATTCTATCGTAAACCATCCCCAGGAGGAGGCAGCCAGCCCTGTAGGCAGCGACAAGGTGGCAGACGAGGAGGGAGAGGAcctggaggatgaggaggaatatgacgaagaggaggaagaggatgatgatgaaCGTCCCAAGAAGAAGCCGAGACATGGAGGCTTTATCCTGGATGAGGCCGGTATGGTTCTGTTTCACCTTCAGTGTCTCAGCTTTTCCGCATTAATGGAGGCTAACCATGTTTCTCCCCTTTGCTAAGATGTGGACGATGAGTATGAAGATGAGGAAGATCAGTGGGAGGAAGGTGCTGAAGACATCCTGGAGAAAGGTGAGGATTTTGATTTTGCTTTGACAGAATGTTGAATTGCTAGGAAGTGCAAACAAATTTAAGTCTCCAAACATCCAAGAAATTAAAATACTTTTAGATTTCTTTTTGATACcacaacttttaaaatgtctcaTCTTAATATATTtgaattatttcaattttcaaCATATTTACAAGTACAGAAAATTTACATAACTTACATAACTACATAACATATTTTAACCAAAGCAGAAGTCGAAGAAAGAGCAGGGAGAGAGCCCTGATTGGATTGCATGAATAAATTAACAATGTGCACAAATTTGCCTGCATTTTATACAAATAACAAACATCTAATTAACCAATCATAGCTGCCTAGGgcttcttttttccatttgtaaCAAAACTTGTTATGATAGTGTTTCATTTTCTGTAGCATTGTATAGATGCTAAAATCACATTATCATGACAGCCCTACTAGATGTTGTACTGGATCTTTTAGGGTTTTCTATCTAATATTAAAGGCCCTGTAAAGTggaatccaaaatttgtgtaaaaCCAGACTCGATATGTTgaaataaggttgctgtaaacatgaaaacactgagatctacatgtgactgaattttgaagTTTATACCATTAGATAGTTGATCACCTTTTTtcttggcttggttttatttgggcAGGGTAAATAAAGGAGCCCGTGACATCACCGGTtttgatggggaattaccccagCCCCCTAACgttacaatgatataaaattgCAGAGCAATTCGTCTCAGTTCagcctgttgttagctgatgtcactgccttcattaaaagttaacagccagatacaagctgtttttttttgttctttgtgcGGTAAATTTCCCAAGTCCATGAGCCACAATTGTCTATGGCAGGGGTTCTcgaccttttcagcccatgacccccaaataAGGGGGGGAAtaagggacccccactgtacctgaaggtggttgaaaagccatgcacaattaagaagagtcatgtgcagacaaggctgcaaATAAGGGGGCTagtgcccagccaaactgggggcccatgaaggtTAGCAAAACCACGGTCCAttgtggttaatagtggcaataattggtcagcagaggcaacattaagcttaaagagggggtattatacttttccggtttttaaaacataaataaaaagtaaaaatgttgggtgtccatactccacgtatgcaaattttcaaaccgcaagatagatgtatgtggcagtaatcttggaattggcgtgtgaactgatgaaaatggtttgttgaaaatctctctgagattctcccAAGATGAGATTTGTTCGTGGTTTGTCCGTGCTGCCAGCAAAGTGGGTGGGTTTAAAGACACAGCAGCGAAAacaaagcgtttcagacggaggttaaaataagggtttttcaggacgccagtgtgagaaacatgaggagttttttgagctgtaaaccatgtgaagctactacgtgggtatcagagagatggtgtaaaggcataataccccccactttaagtggcaagaattgatttagaagtggcaaaaagaggcagaaaaaagtggtggaaagaggagattgtatttctcctgagtgggcgtggctacAGCTCATTCAATCGACACGCcctcctggagcagattttaatgcctcaattttcatgattttgaaggtAAATTTTagaaacttggagatgttttcatgactgaaatttggtctGGTGGTTCATAGCACAGTGGTCTGTCATTCAAATAACCTAAATGTAGTGTTTTAAAATccctttacagggactttaagctGTTGCCAGCATCCTAGATACCAACCAGAGTCTGACTCTGATGAAGGGATTATTCCTGTGGCTTTACAATGTGAATAACTGCATGCCATGTAAGGGtttagctttaaaaatcaaaattaagaattattatgaaataatgaaattaatcttagaaatgtttgtgtttggcTGCTGCCTGTGTGACAGCTCTATATAAACTAAACTCTGGCCTGTGAAGAAAATGAAACACTACATTTTAGTCTGTTGCTTGTCtattagaataaataaaaacacgaTGCTGTTGATTCAGACGAGATCTAAATATGCTGTCTGCAACCctggtttttgattttttattgatatatcAAATGCTTAGAActttcttattttgattttgtgGTATCGAAATAGGTATCAACATGCTTTGGTTGAACAGagatcaaagtttaaaattgtgGTATCTAACT
This region of Cheilinus undulatus linkage group 2, ASM1832078v1, whole genome shotgun sequence genomic DNA includes:
- the triap1 gene encoding TP53-regulated inhibitor of apoptosis 1 — translated: MNSVGEACTDLKREYDQCFNRWFAEKFLKGDRSGDPCTETFREYQRCVKKAIKEKDIPIDGVEFMGPNKDKPES